CTTCGACTAGCTCAGGGACCACCCTTCGACTGGCTCAGGGGTCGCCCTTCGACTAGCTCAGGGACCACCCTTCGACTCGTCGCTTCGGCATAGGCAGGCGGTGATCTCAAAATTGCGACTAAACTTGGTATAAGATGGTAGTGCGATAAAAACCATCAATCAGCTTCTTCTTCTGAGGGGTAACCCCCCCTGTTTGGCAACATATTTGCCCTTTAGGTGCCGCATTAGTGTAATACCAACAATAGTGTCAGGGAGTTATGAAAGAAGACAAGAAAATAGGGTATTCAGCTTTGATCGTAGGTGCCATCTCAATGGGCGAAGCCTGGATAGGCATCGTGAATGGTCATGCTGATTACCTCGAGATATTTTTTTTGGGTCTGGGTTTGATCGCCAGCTTGGCAGGTATTGCTCTCATTCTTCATAAACAGAATCCAGTAGTGAAAGAGTAATCAATTGGAGTGTATTCTTTCCTGCTTCCAATATTACCGGCATTTGGAAAAACTTAGTCTGGGATTTCTCGCTATTAAGAGTAATATTCTCACAAATAGTATTGTACTAGAAACATCCTCCCGAGCTTGGAATACAACTGGGTCAGGGAAACAAGGAGCAATAGCGTGATTCGATTGACAAAAGCGGGGGAATACGGCCTGAGAGCTATCAGATATCTGGTTGAGAGTGGTAATGATTCTCGTATAAGTATTGGGGATATATCGGTCCAAAAAAAGATACCTGAACCATTTTTGAGAAAACTGTTCAAACCTTTGGTGCAGCATGGGATTATTAACAGTACCCGTGGAGTTTCCGGTGGCGTACGATTGGCTCGAAACCCGGAAGAGATCACGATCCTCGAAGTGGTTGAAGCTCTGGAGGGGCCACTGGCCTTGAATGAATGTTTGCTAGACGATGTTAACTGTGAATTTCTGGATGAATGTGGTATGCATGATGTCTGGGAAGAAGCGCAAACCGCCATGGCAAAAGTCCTTAGAGCAAAGAATCTTACCGATCTGACGAAGTAATACAGGTCACTCTATATGAAACAGATTTAATAGTGAGGGAATTATGACGAACGAAACATCAAAATTACATTCCACAACAGACGTATTTCCAAAGTGGGAAAAGATCAAAGACATGACCGATCAACTAATCGATATGATGCTCAACTTGAGGCAAAGTGGGCATCCCGGTGGTTCCAGATCCAAGGTGCATATGCTGGTGGCGCTGTTTTTAGGTGGCGCTATGCGGTGGGATATTAGAAACCCGCAAAAAAGATTTGGCGACAAATTCATTCTTTCTGCTGGTCACGTAGTTCCTGGAGTATATGCATTGTTGGCAGTGCTCAATGAATCCTTGAGACGCAAATATGAACAGACTGGCGATGAACGTTACAAATTGGGGGCCGAGGACCGGGTATTGCTCTGGGAAGATCTGCTGACCCTGAGAAATAAGGGCGGATTGCCTGGGCACGCCGAGATGGCTGGCAAAACGAATATTTTCAAAGCCAACACTGGTCCTTCCGGTCACGGAATGCCCGTTGCTGTTGGTGAAGCCATGGCTCTCAAATATGCTGGTGCCGGAGATGTCCGTGTTTTTGCTGTTGAAGGTGAAGGTGGTTTGACTCCTGGAGCAACTCATGAGTCTTTAAATTCAGCTTATGGTCTGGGTCTGGGTAATCTCCATTTTCTCATCGATTGGAATGATTTCGGAATTGATGATCGACCCTTCTCATCAGTTATCCACGGATCCCCTGAAGATTGGTTTGCCCCTCATGGCTGGCGTGTGTTTGGTACAGAAAATGGCTCAGAATGGGCTGGAACTCATCAGGCCTTCATGGAAATGTTCGCTGGGAAGAATGTCGCAGATACGCCGGCTATGGCTTGGTTTAAGACCCGTAAAGGCCGGGGCTATGGCGTGTATGACAATAAATCTCATGGTGCTGCTCACAAGTATAATAGTGCCCCTTATTGGGAAACAAAAAAAGAATTCATGGATAAATACGGTATCCGTTTTGAGGGTTACAATGAAGATATACCTGTAGAACAGGCCGCTCGCACCGAACAGGCCCGAGTCAATATGGAGCGCGTGTTTCAAGTCTTTGACCAGAGTCCTGAATTGGTTGACTATCTGGCTGACAGACTGGTTGAATTGGGTGCTGCAGTGCCTGAAGATGATGAACAGGTCTGGATCGATACAAGCAAAAACCCTCTGGATGATGCAACCCTAACAAATATCCAGGGTTTGCCTGAAGAACTCTTTGTTAAGCCGGGTGATGTTGCTCCTAACCGGGGTGGTTTTGCTAAGTACGCAGCCTGGTTAAATTCCTATGTCAGTAAAAATTATGGTCGACCCCTATTTCTGGCCATGTCAGCTGATCTGGCAGATTCTACTAACATTTCCGGATTTGGGAAACCAACAGGAGATTTTGAAGGATATGGTTTTTATGACCGTCATAAAAATACCAAAGGGGTGATGCTGCCTCAGGCCATCACTGAGTTTGCCAATGCCGGAATTTGTACCGGTATTGCAGCCACCAACTTTTCCAAGACACCGGAAGCTGAGTTCAATGGCTTTTTTGCTGCTTGCTCAACCTATGGATCCTTTTCTTATTTAAAATATGGTTCCTTCCGTATCTTCAGCCAGATGGTTCAGGATGCTGATGTAAAATTAGGTAAGGTGCTCTGGGTTGCCGGGCATTCCGGACCAGAAACCGCAGAAGATTCCAGAACCCATTTCGGGATATATTCACCAGCAGTAACACAGTTGTTTCCCAAAGGTAAGGTTATTAACCTTTATCCCTGGGAACACAATGAAGTAGCCCCCATGCTGACTGCGGCTTTAGCCACTGATGTTGCGATCATCGCTCTGCATTTGACTCGTCCAGGTATCGTCATACCAGATCGCCAGAAGTTGGGGATGGCATCGCATCTAGAGGCTGCCAGAGGTGCTTATTTGATTCGTGATTACAAAGCAGATATGCCAAAGATGGGGACCATCTTTGTGCAGGGAACCGCTACCACAGCTAATATTGTAAATTTGTTGCCGGAATTAGATGCTCGCGGTCTCAATGTGAAACTGGTAGCAGCAGTTAGCCCCCAG
This portion of the Candidatus Neomarinimicrobiota bacterium genome encodes:
- a CDS encoding Rrf2 family transcriptional regulator, which translates into the protein MIRLTKAGEYGLRAIRYLVESGNDSRISIGDISVQKKIPEPFLRKLFKPLVQHGIINSTRGVSGGVRLARNPEEITILEVVEALEGPLALNECLLDDVNCEFLDECGMHDVWEEAQTAMAKVLRAKNLTDLTK
- a CDS encoding transketolase, whose product is MTNETSKLHSTTDVFPKWEKIKDMTDQLIDMMLNLRQSGHPGGSRSKVHMLVALFLGGAMRWDIRNPQKRFGDKFILSAGHVVPGVYALLAVLNESLRRKYEQTGDERYKLGAEDRVLLWEDLLTLRNKGGLPGHAEMAGKTNIFKANTGPSGHGMPVAVGEAMALKYAGAGDVRVFAVEGEGGLTPGATHESLNSAYGLGLGNLHFLIDWNDFGIDDRPFSSVIHGSPEDWFAPHGWRVFGTENGSEWAGTHQAFMEMFAGKNVADTPAMAWFKTRKGRGYGVYDNKSHGAAHKYNSAPYWETKKEFMDKYGIRFEGYNEDIPVEQAARTEQARVNMERVFQVFDQSPELVDYLADRLVELGAAVPEDDEQVWIDTSKNPLDDATLTNIQGLPEELFVKPGDVAPNRGGFAKYAAWLNSYVSKNYGRPLFLAMSADLADSTNISGFGKPTGDFEGYGFYDRHKNTKGVMLPQAITEFANAGICTGIAATNFSKTPEAEFNGFFAACSTYGSFSYLKYGSFRIFSQMVQDADVKLGKVLWVAGHSGPETAEDSRTHFGIYSPAVTQLFPKGKVINLYPWEHNEVAPMLTAALATDVAIIALHLTRPGIVIPDRQKLGMASHLEAARGAYLIRDYKADMPKMGTIFVQGTATTANIVNLLPELDARGLNVKLVAAVSPQLFARQSEAYQQDTVSETDWLNSTFITNASAVAMQDWTGNRLSIEYAMTTDWDNNWRSGGSLDEVIEEAHLSERWLLEGIERFANDHETRMKRLGMS